The sequence below is a genomic window from Aureispira sp. CCB-E.
TATGGAAAGAAATAAACCAAGCCAAATTTAAAGAAAAACTTCTTGAAGCTAAATTAGACTCTAGAGAAATCATAAAAAAATATATCAACGAATTGAAAATAGAATAATATATATACCAAGGCAGGAATTTCGAGAAAAGTTCGAAAATTGTCTGCATGCAATAACTCAGTAAAATCTGTAATTTTACTCACAAAATTAGCTATATTTATTATCACAATGTAGTATATAACCAGACGATATTAATAAGCTTTAAGAAACCTTTTTAGCAAAAATAATCAAAAACATGAGTGAGAACCTTAAAGATGCAGGATTGTATTGATCATGATAAAAAGTTACTTGTGGAAAAGCAAACCGAAGTTAATCGTCTCAAGAAAGTTCCTAACTGGGAATCTAAACCTACTATCAAAACAGAAGTTGAAAAACTAGAAAAAGAAATTGAAACTGAGAAGAAAAAATTAAAAGAGCAAGAAGATAAATTGGCTGCTTTGCCTGAAGAGTGTATCCAACCTGTTACTTTAGAAATTACTTTTGAGAGAATGAATAATACCATTTCTGGAAAAGATGATAATCAACTTAAAAAAATAGCTCAATTTCTAAAAGATAACCCTTCTGTAAAAATTCAACTTATAGGTAATACTGCTATGACAAAAGGAGCATCTCAAAATGCCATTCCATCCGAAAAAGTAATTGAAACAATAGAAACAAGCCATACTATGCCAGATGATTCTTTACCCAAAAGCTTATCTGCGGATGAAATTAAAGAAATTAGAAATAGAAAAACGACAACAAAAGACTTAATGATGATTAGAGCAGAAAGAGTAAAGCAACTATTTCTAACTTTAAAAGTTCCTTCAGATCAAATCCAAACAAAAGCTGGTAAAAATTTGGGTGCACCATCTGATAATCAAAAAGTAATCTTAGAATTCTTTTAGTATGAAAAATCTATACCTACTTATTTTTTTGATATCCATTTCGTGTTTCTCGTGCAAAAGAAGTGGCATCTCTCCTACAGAATACAAGATAATTCAAGACATTACTCAGAAAGAGACCAAGTTAAAAAATATATCTATCAATAATTGTGCTTGGACTTTAATTCAGCCTTTTTTGTCAGAAGGTGTAGGAGATATTTACCTTAATTTTTGTTTAGACGAGTTAGATTCTATTAAAAAGTTGAACGAAAATACGTTACTCTTAGTATTTAATAATTGTCATGGAGTTACTATACAAAAAATAGAATGGACCGATAAGAATATTAGTTCAGAAGAAAAAAATAAAATAAAAGCTAATTCTTGTAAAGAAATCTATATGTATTTTTCCGACTCATTGCATTTAATTCAAATGAATAATATTTTAACAAAATCCGCAAATAACTGTGGCGCATCCATTGCTCATAATTAAGCCTAACAATATATAACCTCTATAGTTTGCTATTATAGAAATCAGAATATAGCAAGCTTTCTTTCTTTGCAACATCTTTTACCACCTGTGATAAGCTTTAGGGCACTTGTCTATAAATTCGGTATCATAATGATAGTATGCCTATTTTTTGTTCCTTTTATAATAACACTAACTTACATTTTTTCATTAATTTAATATCTCGTTTTTTTGAATCAACTTAAACACAACTATGCTAAATCAAAGTGAATTAAAGACTAAGGGTATAAAAAATTACAAATTTCTAAGTCAAATGTACCTCGACTCCTATTTTCCAAAATCTCCAGTAGATAAGGTTAAAAATGTATTGCTCGAAGTTTGTTTTGAAATTGAAAGTACTCCTCCTAAAGACTTAAAAGAATTATATGCCATTACTCATAGAGCTACAGAAAAAATTAACGACTTGCAAAATGATTTTTACGACAATGGAAGCGAAATAGAGACCGTGGCTAGAGAAACGATTTCTTTAGATTTTGAGTTCATTGCAAAATCATATGGATTTGAAGCTGATTTAGAAACGCTCGTTGCTCCTAGAGATTGGTAGATGGAATAAAGCCTTCTCTCATGAAAAAATATTTATTAGGATTCGGAATCCTCAGTATTTTCGTTTTGTATTCTTCTATCTCTTACATTACTAAACCATATAGAAATACAGATACCATTTTAGGACGCATTTCAAATATTGTCAATGAAAATAATTCTCTAAATCTCATTTGTGTAAATTTTCCTAAAACAGAGGTAAATATCCTTTGGGAATATGAGTTTAGTAGTAGAAAAATAGTTAAAAATGGCAATAAAATAAGCTCCATTGGGAATAAATATGGAAAGAATAAGTTTATTATAAAAGTAGGAAATATTTTTGAGGAATCATTATTACACTACAAAAGTAACAACTGGCATAGTTATGACTACGAAATAAAGATATCAAAAGTAAACTCAAACCTTTATAGAATAAATTTCTCAGCCAAAGGACCAAACTCAATCAATGAAAAAATTGAAGTAGTTCTAAACTAAGTTTAAGAAACCTCTCCCAATTCTAAACAAAATTTATTATGCTCAAATTCATTAGTTTGCTACTGTTTTTTGCTTTTTTAGTAAATTCTTGTTATCGTACAACTTGGGAAAAAAAAGCCATAAAAAGAG
It includes:
- a CDS encoding DUF5713 family protein, producing the protein MLNQSELKTKGIKNYKFLSQMYLDSYFPKSPVDKVKNVLLEVCFEIESTPPKDLKELYAITHRATEKINDLQNDFYDNGSEIETVARETISLDFEFIAKSYGFEADLETLVAPRDW